One window from the genome of Natronomonas pharaonis DSM 2160 encodes:
- the glnA gene encoding type I glutamate--ammonia ligase, which translates to MTDESLTPDEKRVLDEIEEKNVDFLRLQFIDILGTIKNVAVPADQAEKAFTEGIYFDGSSIEGFVRIQESDMRLKPDPSTFAILPWRKREDGASARMICDIYNTSTGEPFEGDPRYVLKQALERAEEMGYTVNAGPEPEFFLFEEDDEGRATTEFSDVGGYFDLAPKDLASDVRYDIIAGLESMGFDVEASHHEVAESQHEIDFEYDDALTTADNVATFRAVVRAIAAQHDLHATFMPKPIPKINGSGMHTHLSLFTEDGENAFHDGDDEFDLSDTARSFLAGVLEHAPAITAVANPTVNSYKRLVPGYEAPVYVAWSDTNRSALVRKPAARVPAASRIELRSPDPSCNPYLAFAAMIHAGLDGIENDLDCPDPVRENIYEFDEAKRDEYGIETLPSNLGEAVDALEADEVVLDALGEHVPEKFMEAKREEFGEYLVEVSEWELDRYLETF; encoded by the coding sequence ATGACGGACGAAAGCCTCACTCCGGACGAAAAGCGCGTCCTTGATGAGATAGAAGAGAAGAACGTCGATTTCCTGCGACTGCAGTTCATCGATATCCTCGGTACGATTAAGAACGTCGCCGTCCCGGCCGACCAGGCTGAGAAGGCGTTCACTGAAGGTATCTACTTCGACGGGTCCTCCATCGAGGGATTCGTTCGCATTCAGGAGTCCGACATGCGGCTCAAGCCCGACCCCAGCACCTTCGCCATTCTCCCGTGGCGGAAACGCGAGGACGGCGCGTCGGCGCGGATGATCTGTGACATCTACAACACTTCGACCGGCGAGCCGTTCGAGGGTGACCCGCGGTATGTCCTCAAGCAGGCCCTCGAACGCGCCGAGGAGATGGGATACACTGTCAACGCCGGCCCCGAGCCGGAGTTCTTCCTCTTCGAGGAAGACGACGAGGGCCGTGCGACCACGGAGTTCTCCGACGTGGGCGGGTATTTCGACCTCGCGCCGAAGGACCTCGCGTCCGATGTCCGCTACGACATCATCGCCGGGCTCGAATCGATGGGCTTCGACGTCGAAGCCTCCCACCACGAGGTCGCCGAATCCCAACACGAAATCGACTTCGAGTACGACGACGCGCTGACGACGGCCGACAACGTCGCTACCTTCCGCGCCGTCGTCCGGGCCATCGCCGCTCAGCACGACCTGCATGCGACGTTCATGCCCAAGCCGATTCCGAAAATCAACGGCTCTGGCATGCACACGCACCTGTCGCTTTTCACCGAAGACGGCGAAAACGCCTTCCACGACGGCGACGACGAGTTCGACCTCTCCGATACGGCCCGTTCGTTCCTCGCCGGTGTTCTCGAGCACGCGCCGGCGATTACGGCGGTTGCGAACCCGACGGTCAACAGCTACAAGCGGCTGGTGCCGGGCTATGAGGCCCCCGTCTACGTCGCGTGGTCCGACACGAACCGCTCGGCGCTGGTTCGCAAGCCGGCTGCACGCGTACCGGCGGCCTCGCGCATTGAACTGCGCTCGCCGGACCCGTCGTGTAACCCATACCTCGCCTTCGCGGCGATGATTCACGCCGGCCTCGACGGCATCGAAAACGACCTCGACTGTCCCGACCCGGTCCGGGAGAACATCTACGAGTTCGACGAGGCCAAACGCGACGAATACGGTATCGAGACGCTGCCGAGCAACCTCGGCGAGGCCGTCGATGCCCTCGAAGCCGACGAGGTCGTCCTCGATGCTCTCGGCGAGCACGTTCCCGAGAAGTTCATGGAGGCCAAGCGCGAGGAGTTCGGCGAATACCTCGTCGAGGTCTCCGAGTGGGAACTCGACCGCTACCTCGAAACCTTCTGA
- a CDS encoding fumarylacetoacetate hydrolase family protein, with protein MKLATFEVETPVGPVRRLGVPHDDELIDIHSAYAAALAADGEADPVSIADAHAPPDIIEFLRRGDRSREAAQEAVAYADEAAIERGPTGGRLRFDADEVSLLAPVPRPNSLRDFMVFEEHVRNALGEEPPDAWYEMPVYYKSTADSVVAPGETVEWPAYSSLMDYELELAAVIGKEGRDIPAEAADEYIAGYTIFNDFSARDIQGEEMQARLGPAKGKDFANAFGPYLVTADDFDPETAEMRATVNGEVWSEGTPGEMYHTFADIVAHVSQSETLYPGDVLGSGTVGEGCGLELGQFLESGDTVSLFVDGIGTLENTVR; from the coding sequence ATGAAGCTCGCCACCTTCGAAGTTGAGACGCCGGTCGGCCCCGTCCGTCGACTCGGCGTTCCTCACGACGACGAACTCATCGATATCCACAGTGCGTATGCGGCCGCGCTCGCCGCCGATGGGGAGGCCGACCCGGTGTCTATCGCCGACGCTCACGCGCCGCCGGATATCATCGAGTTCCTCCGCCGGGGCGACCGAAGCCGCGAGGCGGCCCAAGAAGCAGTCGCGTACGCAGACGAGGCTGCCATTGAGCGCGGCCCGACCGGCGGTCGGCTCCGGTTCGATGCCGACGAGGTGTCGCTGCTTGCGCCGGTGCCGCGCCCGAACTCCCTGCGTGATTTCATGGTCTTCGAAGAGCACGTCCGGAACGCCCTCGGCGAGGAGCCGCCCGACGCTTGGTACGAGATGCCGGTCTACTACAAGAGCACTGCCGACAGCGTCGTCGCCCCCGGCGAGACGGTCGAGTGGCCGGCGTACTCCTCGCTGATGGACTACGAGCTAGAACTGGCAGCCGTCATCGGCAAAGAGGGACGGGACATCCCCGCCGAAGCGGCCGACGAATACATCGCCGGGTACACGATATTCAACGACTTCAGCGCCCGCGACATTCAGGGCGAAGAGATGCAGGCCCGACTCGGCCCCGCGAAGGGCAAAGACTTCGCCAACGCCTTCGGGCCGTATCTGGTCACTGCTGACGATTTCGACCCCGAAACCGCCGAAATGCGGGCGACTGTTAACGGCGAGGTCTGGTCGGAGGGGACGCCCGGCGAAATGTACCACACCTTTGCCGATATCGTTGCCCACGTCTCACAGAGTGAGACGCTCTATCCCGGGGACGTCCTCGGTAGTGGGACCGTCGGCGAGGGGTGCGGCCTCGAGCTCGGCCAGTTCCTCGAATCCGGCGACACGGTTTCGCTGTTCGTCGACGGCATCGGGACGCTTGAGAACACTGTTCGATGA
- the ccsA gene encoding cytochrome c biogenesis protein CcsA, with translation MITTILTTGTVLILLAAVGSSLAAILLAYGYVFRTDDFRRVTLAAAGTATAALVVAHSYLTYQFIVGDYTNAYVWRNSADYLSLLYRFTGAYASHEGSILLWAMLTAVVATWTVYSGRFSGRGARLTQAISLGIVATFATMLVVQSPFTPIGIEFPDTPEGFVPPDGDGLNPLLIDPWMAIHPPITFAAYALLVVPFALGVTHFVSLFRGEESVFDEWHASLLQWLRVSWLLLTAAIVFGGIWAYGVLGWGGFWSWDPVETAVLIPWLGLTASLHAINRYGKTGEYPVFAPAAAAACFPLVIFATTVVRSGVFRSVHSFAAGGIGTGILFLLATTGVAAIGLPLAYWLLQSEGVERAAGESWLSRRTVYHAAVLSFVTLAFISAWGLSFPVLRNAATGVEVSVGQDHYNLWSYPVVVFGLLAGGLYALLDIQRRRLAIAATAAVAVATVAAAFVTPSANWYLSDPSAHDPAIYRIVGTLSVLSIVPPAAFFAGAWTTRYVSRVRGVPSRTFKLRETGILGIHVGGAILIVAVSFVYLFATSASVAVIGVDDAQNNPEPIVEEVPESAYTVEISDYRTIEEPTVEEAARSPEEVLQVNEDASLVRGTITEVGSIENTDVARLDDSTVWLASADPEVTFESGEEVIARGTVFGGDELGDNVEAYVYTDSQNMGPVSDPPRDAHSPRVVSHELDVTVYERDRQVASGTIAEQEYLRSEMNTNDAIIERGATGDTYVVGSINEAGASITVDTYPLANYIWLGVVLMLLGMGTVLAADRRRN, from the coding sequence ATGATAACGACGATACTCACCACCGGTACGGTACTCATCTTGCTCGCTGCCGTCGGCAGCAGTCTTGCAGCCATTCTGCTGGCGTACGGCTACGTCTTCCGAACAGACGACTTCCGCCGGGTAACGCTCGCGGCGGCCGGCACGGCGACTGCAGCACTCGTCGTCGCTCACAGCTATCTGACCTACCAGTTCATCGTCGGCGACTACACGAACGCCTACGTCTGGCGCAACTCCGCCGACTATCTTTCGTTGCTGTATCGGTTCACCGGCGCGTACGCGAGCCACGAGGGGTCGATACTCCTGTGGGCGATGCTGACCGCCGTCGTCGCGACGTGGACCGTCTACTCCGGGCGCTTCAGCGGCCGCGGTGCACGCCTCACACAAGCCATCTCACTCGGTATCGTCGCCACGTTCGCGACAATGCTCGTCGTTCAGAGCCCGTTTACTCCTATCGGAATAGAGTTTCCCGACACGCCGGAGGGCTTCGTTCCGCCCGATGGTGACGGTCTCAATCCGCTGCTCATCGACCCATGGATGGCGATTCATCCGCCGATAACGTTTGCGGCGTATGCGCTTTTGGTCGTCCCCTTTGCCCTCGGCGTGACGCATTTCGTCTCGCTGTTCCGCGGCGAGGAAAGCGTCTTCGATGAATGGCACGCGAGCCTACTGCAGTGGCTCCGCGTCTCGTGGCTGCTCCTCACGGCTGCTATCGTCTTCGGTGGTATCTGGGCCTACGGCGTTCTCGGCTGGGGAGGGTTCTGGTCGTGGGACCCCGTTGAGACGGCGGTACTCATCCCGTGGCTCGGGTTGACCGCCTCGTTACACGCCATCAACCGGTACGGCAAGACCGGCGAGTACCCCGTCTTCGCACCGGCTGCCGCCGCGGCGTGTTTCCCACTCGTCATCTTCGCGACCACAGTCGTTCGCAGCGGCGTCTTCCGAAGCGTTCACTCCTTTGCCGCCGGCGGCATCGGGACCGGTATCCTGTTTTTGCTGGCTACAACTGGCGTTGCAGCCATCGGGCTTCCGCTCGCCTACTGGCTGTTGCAGTCGGAGGGTGTCGAACGCGCCGCCGGCGAGTCGTGGCTCAGCCGCCGGACGGTCTACCACGCGGCGGTGCTCTCCTTCGTTACGCTCGCGTTTATTTCCGCGTGGGGACTGTCGTTCCCGGTGTTGCGGAACGCAGCCACCGGCGTCGAAGTGAGCGTCGGTCAGGACCACTACAACCTCTGGAGCTACCCCGTCGTCGTCTTCGGACTCCTCGCCGGCGGGCTCTATGCGCTGCTGGACATCCAGCGACGGCGGCTCGCCATCGCTGCTACCGCCGCCGTGGCCGTGGCAACTGTCGCTGCGGCCTTCGTGACGCCGTCTGCCAATTGGTATCTGAGTGACCCAAGCGCCCACGACCCGGCTATCTACCGCATCGTCGGCACCCTCAGTGTCCTCTCTATCGTTCCGCCAGCGGCCTTCTTCGCTGGCGCGTGGACGACCCGGTACGTCTCACGAGTCAGGGGCGTCCCGTCGCGGACGTTCAAGCTCAGAGAAACCGGCATCCTCGGTATCCACGTCGGCGGTGCGATACTCATCGTCGCCGTCTCGTTTGTGTACCTGTTTGCTACCTCGGCATCGGTCGCCGTTATCGGTGTCGACGACGCACAGAACAACCCAGAACCGATAGTCGAGGAGGTCCCCGAGTCGGCCTACACCGTCGAGATAAGCGACTACCGGACCATCGAAGAGCCGACCGTTGAGGAAGCGGCCCGGTCGCCCGAAGAGGTGCTCCAAGTCAACGAGGACGCCTCACTTGTGCGGGGAACGATAACCGAGGTCGGGTCGATAGAAAACACCGATGTCGCCCGACTCGATGACTCGACGGTCTGGCTCGCCAGCGCCGACCCCGAGGTGACCTTCGAGTCCGGCGAGGAAGTCATCGCCCGCGGGACCGTCTTCGGCGGCGATGAACTCGGAGACAACGTCGAGGCGTACGTGTACACCGACAGCCAAAATATGGGTCCGGTCTCGGACCCGCCCCGAGACGCTCATTCGCCGCGCGTCGTCTCCCACGAACTTGACGTGACCGTCTACGAACGCGACCGGCAGGTCGCAAGCGGCACGATAGCCGAACAGGAGTATCTCCGCTCGGAGATGAACACCAATGACGCTATCATCGAACGCGGCGCGACCGGCGACACCTACGTCGTCGGCTCGATAAACGAGGCGGGTGCCAGCATCACCGTTGATACGTACCCGCTTGCCAACTATATCTGGCTCGGCGTGGTGTTGATGCTGCTCGGGATGGGGACCGTGCTCGCAGCCGACCGCCGGCGCAACTAG
- a CDS encoding biotin--[acetyl-CoA-carboxylase] ligase has product MQQTRRQVLDALADGPVAGPELATRLDISRAAVWKHVEALREDGFDIESRNNGYVLVDVPEFGGAAVEHQLDASVDIEYHDRIASTNDRARELAADGAEGVCVLADEQTGARGRLDRPWESPAGGVWLSLVYRPDLPPSQVPVYTLAAAVAATAALREVGVSAEIKWPNDILVDGEKLVGILTEMEGEADRVSWVVVGIGINANIDAASVPDHATTVKEQVGDIDRGALTASIIDRLEALRNAPEDVPEAWRELSTTIGQIVRVETPGETVTGEAVGIEFPGTLVVETDDGKRRIAAGDCEHLRPA; this is encoded by the coding sequence ATGCAACAGACGCGACGACAGGTACTCGATGCGCTCGCCGATGGCCCGGTTGCGGGACCGGAACTCGCGACGCGGCTCGACATCTCCCGTGCGGCGGTCTGGAAGCACGTCGAGGCACTCCGCGAGGACGGATTCGACATCGAGAGCCGCAACAACGGCTACGTGCTCGTCGACGTGCCGGAGTTCGGCGGCGCAGCCGTCGAACATCAGCTGGACGCCTCAGTCGACATCGAATACCACGACCGGATAGCGAGCACGAACGACCGCGCGCGCGAATTGGCGGCCGACGGAGCCGAGGGCGTCTGCGTCCTCGCCGACGAACAAACCGGCGCGCGCGGTCGGCTCGACAGGCCGTGGGAGTCACCCGCCGGCGGCGTCTGGCTCAGTCTCGTCTACCGGCCCGACCTGCCGCCGTCGCAGGTACCGGTGTACACGCTGGCGGCTGCGGTTGCGGCGACAGCGGCACTCAGGGAGGTCGGTGTCAGCGCCGAAATCAAGTGGCCGAACGATATCCTCGTCGACGGGGAGAAACTCGTCGGCATCCTCACCGAGATGGAGGGCGAAGCCGACAGGGTCTCGTGGGTCGTCGTCGGCATCGGCATCAACGCCAATATCGACGCTGCATCGGTCCCAGACCACGCAACGACCGTCAAAGAGCAGGTCGGTGACATCGACCGGGGGGCACTAACTGCGTCCATCATCGACCGACTCGAAGCACTCCGAAACGCCCCGGAGGACGTTCCCGAGGCGTGGCGGGAGCTTTCGACGACCATCGGACAGATTGTCCGCGTCGAGACGCCCGGTGAAACGGTCACCGGTGAAGCGGTTGGTATCGAGTTCCCGGGAACTCTTGTCGTCGAAACTGACGACGGCAAGCGGCGAATCGCTGCCGGCGACTGCGAACACTTGCGCCCTGCCTAG
- a CDS encoding cytochrome-c peroxidase yields the protein MLNRRRQLFVALGVALMLVLGAGAVAAADDVESDTGDVSQVQQMDNETTDLPVEPPTEVSHPGYEYIRQEGDTEEKIELGEQLFLDPRISETGTISCNTCHNVMEGGDDSRPTAMGVHGQTGPVASPTVWNSGFHHTQFWDGRADTLAEQAEGPLVADVEMGMPDHEAALDRIRSVPGYVESYEEVYGDEAESTDPDDLITLERTVDAIAAYERTLVTPNSPYDQYVEGDEDALTEQQLDGMETFQELGCQSCHSGPMFSGQWEEPESGEGVYQPHPTFRENEQCQEYVEEYGLMDNPGRMGVTDDAADEFLYKVPTLRNVEHTAPYMHTGQVETLEDAIRVMAACSLDEEVSDEEVEDIHAFLTSLTGEYPDQEMPRLPNPSGESMIPMDADTEFEDMEEEPEEDMENDIEENGADDEEVEDTPGFTIGAAVLALALVLATALIGYNRRTEQ from the coding sequence ATGCTGAATCGACGACGGCAACTGTTTGTCGCGCTGGGCGTCGCCCTCATGCTCGTGTTAGGAGCCGGGGCCGTCGCCGCGGCCGACGACGTCGAATCGGACACCGGCGATGTCTCGCAGGTCCAGCAGATGGACAACGAGACGACCGACCTGCCGGTTGAGCCACCCACTGAGGTCTCCCACCCCGGATACGAGTATATCCGACAGGAAGGTGACACCGAAGAAAAGATAGAACTCGGTGAACAGCTCTTCTTGGACCCGCGCATCTCCGAGACCGGGACCATCTCCTGTAACACCTGCCACAACGTGATGGAGGGCGGTGACGATAGCCGCCCGACCGCGATGGGTGTCCACGGCCAGACCGGTCCGGTCGCCTCACCGACTGTCTGGAACTCCGGGTTCCACCACACCCAGTTCTGGGACGGTCGCGCCGACACGCTCGCCGAGCAGGCCGAAGGCCCGCTCGTTGCTGATGTCGAAATGGGGATGCCCGACCACGAGGCAGCCCTTGACCGAATCCGCTCGGTCCCCGGTTACGTTGAGAGTTACGAGGAAGTCTACGGTGACGAGGCCGAAAGCACCGACCCCGACGACCTCATCACGCTCGAACGAACCGTTGACGCCATCGCCGCCTACGAGCGGACGCTGGTGACGCCGAACAGCCCATACGACCAGTACGTCGAGGGTGACGAAGACGCTCTGACCGAACAGCAGCTCGACGGCATGGAGACGTTCCAGGAGCTTGGCTGTCAGAGCTGCCACAGCGGCCCGATGTTCAGCGGCCAGTGGGAAGAGCCTGAATCCGGTGAGGGCGTCTACCAGCCCCACCCGACGTTCCGCGAGAACGAGCAGTGTCAGGAATACGTCGAGGAGTACGGTCTGATGGACAACCCCGGCCGAATGGGTGTGACTGACGACGCCGCCGACGAGTTCCTCTACAAGGTCCCGACGCTGCGGAACGTCGAACACACCGCCCCGTACATGCACACCGGACAGGTTGAAACGCTTGAGGACGCCATCCGCGTGATGGCCGCCTGCTCGCTTGACGAGGAGGTCTCCGATGAGGAAGTCGAGGATATCCACGCCTTCCTCACCAGCCTGACGGGCGAGTACCCCGACCAGGAGATGCCCCGGCTCCCGAACCCGAGCGGTGAATCCATGATCCCGATGGATGCTGACACTGAATTCGAGGACATGGAAGAAGAGCCCGAAGAAGACATGGAGAACGATATCGAGGAGAACGGCGCTGACGACGAGGAAGTCGAGGACACTCCCGGCTTCACCATCGGTGCCGCCGTCCTCGCGCTTGCGCTCGTGCTGGCAACGGCCCTCATCGGCTACAACCGCCGCACCGAGCAGTAA
- a CDS encoding universal stress protein, with protein sequence MTKDLERDLGLVSVVAISTGAMIGSGIFVLPGIAMNEAGPSVILAFALAAVLVVPAALSIAELGTAMPDAGGDYVFIERGIGPAAGTIAGLGTWLMLMFKGALALVGGMFYLDVLVQLPSHAAAAVVIGTVLILINLFGVKQTGQLQSIMVVVLIVILSVFVIATITRVDGAQYEPFFDDGYSGLIAATTTVLVSYAGVTKIAAVAEEIENPGRNLPLGLFGSLILTAFLYILIVFVLVGVVDPAQLADSNIPMVDAVDAVGWAGVWVLDSAQLLFIAVAAIVLAAILALVSTANAGVLTASRYPLAMSRDDLLPDQFAHVHSRFRTPTTAILVTGGAMLFIIVALPVEDIAKTAGAFQILVYALVCASLIAFRERPLEWYDPDFHAPGYPWVQIFGIVSGLYIISQMDLLPQVGAVGITVFGLAWYLWYARSKVDREGVAVDAARRQAGRQFVSETESRLDEATTDGDEILIALRQDASRLEENRLLQVAAPVAQTRGSQIRVVRFDEVPDQYPLDQATGQTPSDIEFEERTDDLADQYDVDIEVGEIVSHDTKHAVVNYAERRGVDLIITRSDPVSRLRTLFGRDSDWIMEHAPCDVVFVQPGAFDSLSELAIVTDRSPFNDPLKIELADAIAGVAGANLRFVFAAGDDPSEQYLETIQDYHDELDNRCYAPVEGVVVKSDDTDALVESLAGADMVMLSTVTHRRLPDLLFAQRSDRVAARLDQPVILVHSQKSRRTTFLEPIIDRVLFRS encoded by the coding sequence ATGACAAAAGACCTTGAGCGGGACCTTGGGCTCGTTTCCGTCGTCGCGATAAGCACCGGCGCGATGATCGGGAGCGGTATCTTCGTTCTTCCCGGCATCGCGATGAACGAGGCCGGGCCATCGGTGATTCTTGCGTTCGCTCTCGCAGCGGTTCTCGTCGTTCCGGCCGCGCTGAGCATCGCCGAGCTAGGGACGGCGATGCCCGACGCCGGCGGCGACTACGTCTTCATCGAACGGGGTATCGGTCCAGCGGCTGGTACCATCGCCGGCCTCGGGACGTGGTTAATGCTCATGTTCAAGGGCGCGCTCGCGCTTGTCGGCGGAATGTTCTATCTCGACGTGCTCGTACAGCTTCCGAGCCACGCCGCCGCCGCCGTCGTTATCGGCACGGTGCTCATCCTCATCAACCTCTTTGGGGTCAAACAGACCGGGCAGTTGCAGTCGATTATGGTCGTCGTGCTCATCGTCATCCTCTCAGTATTCGTCATCGCGACGATTACTCGCGTTGATGGCGCACAGTACGAGCCGTTTTTCGACGACGGATACAGCGGCCTCATCGCTGCGACGACGACGGTACTGGTTTCGTATGCCGGCGTCACGAAAATCGCTGCCGTTGCAGAGGAGATAGAAAACCCCGGTCGGAACCTGCCGCTTGGGCTGTTCGGGTCGCTCATTCTGACCGCGTTCCTGTATATACTCATTGTCTTCGTGCTCGTCGGGGTTGTTGACCCCGCCCAGCTCGCGGACTCGAACATCCCCATGGTTGATGCGGTTGATGCGGTCGGCTGGGCTGGGGTCTGGGTGCTCGATTCGGCACAGTTGCTGTTCATCGCGGTGGCGGCTATCGTTCTCGCTGCCATTCTTGCCCTTGTTTCGACGGCCAACGCAGGCGTTCTCACCGCCTCGCGCTATCCGCTGGCGATGAGCCGCGATGACCTGCTGCCCGACCAGTTCGCACACGTCCACTCGCGGTTCCGGACCCCGACGACGGCCATTCTCGTGACTGGTGGCGCGATGCTGTTTATCATTGTCGCCCTCCCGGTCGAGGACATAGCCAAGACGGCCGGTGCGTTCCAGATTCTCGTCTACGCGCTGGTCTGTGCCTCGCTCATCGCCTTCCGTGAACGGCCGCTGGAGTGGTACGACCCGGACTTCCATGCGCCGGGGTATCCGTGGGTGCAGATATTCGGTATCGTCTCGGGGCTCTACATCATCTCACAGATGGACCTGCTCCCGCAGGTCGGTGCCGTCGGCATCACCGTCTTCGGGCTGGCGTGGTATCTCTGGTATGCCCGCAGCAAAGTCGACCGGGAGGGTGTCGCCGTCGACGCGGCTCGACGACAGGCTGGCCGACAGTTCGTTTCGGAAACCGAAAGCCGGCTTGACGAAGCCACGACCGACGGCGATGAGATACTCATCGCGCTCCGACAGGACGCCAGCCGGCTCGAAGAAAACCGGCTTCTGCAGGTGGCGGCCCCAGTCGCACAGACTCGTGGCAGCCAGATTCGTGTCGTCCGCTTCGACGAAGTCCCCGACCAGTATCCGCTTGACCAGGCGACCGGCCAGACGCCTTCGGACATCGAGTTCGAAGAGCGGACCGACGACTTGGCCGACCAGTACGATGTCGACATCGAGGTCGGCGAAATCGTCAGCCACGACACCAAACACGCGGTGGTCAACTACGCCGAACGGCGCGGTGTCGACCTCATCATCACCCGGTCGGACCCAGTCAGCCGCCTCCGGACGCTCTTCGGCCGCGACAGCGACTGGATTATGGAGCATGCGCCCTGCGACGTTGTCTTCGTCCAGCCGGGGGCCTTCGATTCCCTCTCGGAGTTGGCCATCGTCACCGACCGGAGCCCGTTCAATGACCCGCTGAAAATCGAACTCGCCGACGCCATCGCCGGTGTGGCCGGCGCGAACCTGCGGTTCGTCTTCGCCGCTGGCGACGACCCCTCCGAGCAGTACTTAGAGACGATTCAGGATTACCACGACGAACTCGACAACCGCTGTTATGCGCCTGTCGAGGGTGTCGTCGTCAAGTCCGACGACACGGATGCCCTCGTCGAGTCCCTCGCTGGTGCGGACATGGTGATGCTCTCGACGGTGACTCACCGACGGCTTCCGGACCTGCTTTTCGCACAGCGGTCCGACCGGGTTGCCGCCCGGCTCGACCAGCCGGTCATACTGGTCCACTCACAGAAAAGCCGCCGAACGACGTTCCTCGAACCGATTATCGACCGGGTGCTGTTTCGGTCGTAG
- a CDS encoding TIGR04024 family LLM class F420-dependent oxidoreductase, which yields MVDRDIVLPSGLDSLDDVVAVAQRAESLGYDRLSLPEVTGRDGVTLLATLAARTDRIGLSNDVFSPWGRSPAMLGQTGVTVQEASGGRYRMGLGTSSPNLTEGWHLAAYERPLRRLRETIDIIRQVTAGEELDYDGDHFDGGGLRLRGVEPRSVPVDVAALGPKAVELAGRFADGWVPQLFTVAALEDRLEDLRRGAALGDRSTDDLRVAVTVRSCALEDASRARTAARKQLAFMVGAYGPYYRQSIARQGFEAATDDIHGAWTDGDRQRAIEAVTEEMVDSLVAAGTPEAVRETVRRYEAVDGVDAVRIGYFGDMDADERRQTTNALAPSDG from the coding sequence ATGGTAGACCGTGATATCGTGCTCCCCAGCGGGCTCGACTCGCTCGACGACGTCGTCGCCGTCGCACAGCGCGCCGAATCACTCGGCTACGACCGCCTCTCGCTGCCGGAGGTGACCGGCCGAGACGGGGTTACGCTGCTGGCGACGCTTGCGGCTCGGACCGACCGCATCGGCCTCTCGAACGACGTCTTTTCCCCGTGGGGGCGGTCGCCGGCGATGCTCGGCCAGACGGGGGTCACCGTACAGGAAGCAAGCGGCGGCCGCTACCGGATGGGCCTTGGAACGTCTTCGCCAAACCTCACCGAGGGCTGGCATCTGGCGGCATACGAGCGGCCGCTGCGACGGCTCCGGGAAACCATCGATATCATTCGGCAGGTGACTGCCGGCGAGGAACTCGATTACGACGGCGACCACTTCGACGGCGGCGGCCTCAGACTCCGTGGCGTCGAGCCGCGTTCGGTGCCGGTTGATGTCGCGGCGCTCGGACCGAAGGCAGTCGAGCTTGCCGGCCGGTTCGCTGACGGCTGGGTGCCGCAGCTCTTTACCGTTGCGGCCCTCGAAGACCGGCTTGAAGACCTCCGTCGCGGCGCGGCGCTTGGGGACCGCTCGACGGACGACCTCCGCGTCGCTGTGACGGTCCGCTCGTGTGCTCTAGAGGATGCCAGCCGTGCCCGAACGGCCGCCAGAAAACAGTTGGCGTTCATGGTCGGTGCCTACGGCCCCTACTATCGACAGTCGATAGCCCGACAGGGATTCGAGGCCGCAACCGACGACATCCACGGGGCGTGGACGGACGGCGACCGCCAGCGGGCCATCGAAGCCGTCACCGAGGAGATGGTTGACTCGCTTGTCGCTGCCGGCACGCCGGAGGCCGTCCGAGAGACAGTGCGCCGGTATGAAGCAGTCGATGGCGTTGACGCGGTTCGTATCGGCTACTTCGGGGACATGGATGCAGACGAACGGCGACAGACGACCAACGCGCTCGCGCCAAGCGACGGATGA
- a CDS encoding thioredoxin family protein, which yields MNPRKVITIAVLVAVLGFGYYSMNAAPVLSDHDYTYQGGLQWHEDPDEALSIAQDEDKPVLVYYWTTWCTYCQTYDENHYQHDEIRDTLDAYTLLAINLDDPGPGASMAADHGASYPPQHVMMTPDGEEISQLGGFVERDQFLQEIESALGAVSNE from the coding sequence ATGAATCCCCGGAAGGTAATCACGATAGCTGTTCTCGTCGCGGTTCTGGGGTTCGGCTACTACTCGATGAACGCCGCACCGGTGTTGAGCGACCACGACTACACCTATCAGGGCGGCCTTCAGTGGCACGAAGACCCCGACGAAGCGCTATCTATCGCACAAGACGAGGACAAACCGGTACTCGTCTATTACTGGACGACGTGGTGTACGTACTGCCAGACATACGACGAGAACCACTACCAACACGACGAAATACGGGACACACTCGATGCGTATACCCTGCTCGCCATCAATCTTGACGACCCTGGTCCGGGAGCGAGCATGGCGGCCGACCACGGCGCGAGCTATCCGCCACAGCACGTGATGATGACGCCTGATGGCGAGGAGATATCCCAGCTCGGCGGCTTCGTCGAGCGCGACCAGTTCTTACAGGAAATAGAAAGCGCCCTCGGAGCGGTTTCGAACGAATGA